The DNA segment CAATTACTGATATTGAAAAGCTGATGAATGAGAAAATCGGGTTGATAATCCTTGACTCTGCGGCGCTTTTCTACAGGCTCGGGCTTACGCAGGACGATTCTGAAGAACAAAACGTGGGACTCAGGCGTGAGCTTGTTAACCAGATAGGGATACTCCACGGGATTGCGAGAAAGTACGGCGTGGCTGTGGCAATCACAAACCAGGTCTTTAAGGATGTTACAACAGGCGAGCTCTGTCCCGTGGGGGGGAATGCGCTTGAGCATTTATCGAAGACCATTATCCTGCTTGAGAAGATAGGAATGAGCAAAAGGAGGGCTACGCTGCGGAAGCACAGGTCAAGAAGCGAGGGGGCTTATTGCGATTTTGTGCTGACTGAGAGCGGCGTGGAGGAGGGTTTATAGGCAAGATATCAGAAGAACACTTAATAAAAGAGGATAATTATTTTGAATAAATACTGCTGAAATCGATATAAGGATTTAAAATAATAAGTCCCATTATAATAATCGATATAATGTATAATACTAATGGAATTAAATCTTTAAATTCGAAGGGAATTGAAACAACGTAAATCATTTTTTTTCCAAATTCTTTCGCAGTTTTTTCTGATTTTTTCATGTTTAAATCCAAAACTAACATTAATGTTAAATAGCAAACGGCAGCGATATTAATCAGGACAGGAATTACAATTTTTTTGTATTCAGATAATGAAATAACTACGATTTCAGCGGTGATGGTTAAAATAAATAGTTCAATTAGTTGGAGTTCTAAGTTAATCTTTTTATCAACATATTTCTCTATAAGACTCCATCCGTTATTCATAATTTATAGTTACTACAAAGGATAATATCTATTTTCTCAAAGCCATAATACCGCCAATTAGCAACAGTATAAA comes from the Candidatus Margulisiibacteriota bacterium genome and includes:
- a CDS encoding DNA repair protein RadB; the protein is ITDIEKLMNEKIGLIILDSAALFYRLGLTQDDSEEQNVGLRRELVNQIGILHGIARKYGVAVAITNQVFKDVTTGELCPVGGNALEHLSKTIILLEKIGMSKRRATLRKHRSRSEGAYCDFVLTESGVEEGL